A stretch of DNA from Deltaproteobacteria bacterium:
ACGGCGGTTTTCACCAGCGGGGAGGAAGCGACCGCGCGGGCCGCCTTCGTGGCGTCCGCGGCGGTGCGCGCGCCGGTGACCGACAGCCGGACCACCCGGGTCGCCCCCTCGCCGTCGCGCACGATCATCAGGGCGAGGTCCAGCAGCAGCGACAGGAGCGCCGCCCGGAACGCGGCCAGGTCCTTCCCTTGCAGCGGGGGCAAGCCGCACGCGCCGTTGGCGAAGAGAGCCGCGGTGTCGTTGGTGCTCGTGTCGCCGTCCACGACGATGCGGTTGAACGTCGCGTCGGCCGCCTCCCGCAACAGGCGCCGGGCGTCGGCGGGAGCCAGAGCCGCGTCGGTGAACGCGTAGGCGAGCATCGTTCCCATGTTCGGGGCGATCATCCCGGCGCCCTTCGCGATCGCGCCGATCGTGATCGTGCGCCCCCCCGCGCGGATCTTCCGGATCCCGCGCTTCGGGAAGGCGTCCGTCGTGCGGATCGCCTCCCCCGCCCCGGCGATCCCCTTCGGGGAAAGGCGGGAGGCGAGGTCCGGCAGGGCCGCGACGATCTTTTCCACCGGCAGCGGCACACCGATGACGCCGGTGGATCCGATCAGCAGCGAATCGACCGGCAGTCCGAGAGCGTTGGCGGCCGCCCGCGACGTCTCGCGGACCGCGCGGATCCCGACGGCCCCGGTGCAGGCGTTCGCGTTGCCGCTGTTCGCCACGATCCCGCGCAGCCGGGAGCGGGTGCGCAGCGCCTTCCCCCAGACGACGGGGGCGGCCGCCACCTTGTTCCGCGTGAAGATCACGGCGGAAACGCACGGGCGGTCGCTGACCACCAGCGCGAGGTCCGGCTTCCCGGACTTCTTGATCCCGCACGCCGTCCCCGCCCCCCGGAACCCCGGGACGACGATCTCCTTGGGCAGTTTCATCGCCTCACGCCCCCCCGTCCGCCGACTAAGCATTCATGCCGCAGCACTTTTTATACTTCTTCCCCGACCCGCAGGGGCAGGGGTCGTTCCGGCCGATCTTGACGCCCTCGCGCTTCTGCGTGGTCTTTCCGGCGCTCTTGATGTCCCCGCGGGAGAGGGTGACCCGGGCCGGGCGCGGGACG
This window harbors:
- the argJ gene encoding bifunctional glutamate N-acetyltransferase/amino-acid acetyltransferase ArgJ, translated to MKLPKEIVVPGFRGAGTACGIKKSGKPDLALVVSDRPCVSAVIFTRNKVAAAPVVWGKALRTRSRLRGIVANSGNANACTGAVGIRAVRETSRAAANALGLPVDSLLIGSTGVIGVPLPVEKIVAALPDLASRLSPKGIAGAGEAIRTTDAFPKRGIRKIRAGGRTITIGAIAKGAGMIAPNMGTMLAYAFTDAALAPADARRLLREAADATFNRIVVDGDTSTNDTAALFANGACGLPPLQGKDLAAFRAALLSLLLDLALMIVRDGEGATRVVRLSVTGARTAADATKAARAVASSPLVKTAVYGADLNWGRVIAVLGRAGIAVDPMKVSMRFAGETLLRRGMRPDPAAQRSAAPKIRAEAYAIDVDLGLGSGSDYVYFSDLTVEYVKLNSGYRS